TCCAGGTGCCGCACGCGCACCCGGGAACCCAAGGTAACGGCCTCGGTGGAGATGTCCTGCTGATCTATGAGCTTTGCCCGCCGGAGCGTCTTCTCCAGGGTTATTATCCGACCCTCAATGAAGGCCTGCTCGTTCTTTGCCTCTTCGTACTCGGAATTTTCGCTGATGTCGCCGAACTCGATTGCCTGCTTTATTCTTTCGGCCACCTGCTGGCGCCGGACGGTCCGCAGGTACTCCAGTTCTTCCTCCAGGCGCTTCAGGCCCTGCTTGGTAAGGATTACCTCCTGGTCGGCCAATTGGTTCGCCTCCGCTCTCCGCCACATAGTCTTCGGGACCGAAGCTTGGGGTGTATTATAAGAGGAGTCTTCTCCCCTGTCAACCCGTTCCTGCGACGAATTGTCACCAATTTCCACGGGCAGCCCTGGTTTGCCGGGCAACGAAGACGTGCGCCGCGCCGAACACGGGCCGCGGCGGCCGAACCCCATCGGCCTGGGAGCGCGTTCTCCCGCGGCCACCCCACCGGAGGGTGCGAAGCCCCGAGCCGCTCCCGATCTTGCCGAGCCTAACCCAAACCACCCGCCACCCGCCTTCGCTGCCGCGCCCTTTCCCGCACGGCGGCTATGTCTTCGGCAGTAAGGGGGCGCTCGAAACTGCGGAAACCCGCCAGTTCAAACCCGTGGCGCCTGGCCAGGCGGCTGATCTCTTCCACCTGTTCCAGGGTGATCTCTCTTCCCAGGGTGAAGCTCTCCCAGCGCCGCTCCAGGGCCAGGATCATGGTTTCGGCCATGCAGGCCAGGGCCACCCCGGGCGGATAACCGAAGTCAAAGTGGAAATTCACCTCACCCGGAACGCGTACCACTCCCCCCTCAATCACCAGAACGTCGTCCCGCAGCTCGGCCACCTTCCGAGACACGTCTCGCGGACGGGCCACGTCACAGACTACCGCGCCGGGTTTCAGGTCCGCGGGCTGGATCACCGTGTCCACCGCCGAGGTTACGCTGATCACGATATCCGCCGTGGGCAGCACCCGGTGAGGATCGTTGGACAGTTCCGCCGCCACGCCGCTTTCGCGAAGAATAGTATGGGCCAGACGCTCCAGTTTATCCACCTGGCGCGCAACCAGCGTGAGGCGGGCCGCCTCCCGGGCCATCACCCGCGCGCACACCGCACCTATGGACCCCGTGGCCCCTACCACCACCACGTGAGAGCGGGAGACTTCCAGCCCCATCAAGCGGGCGGCCTCCCGGGTTCCCTCCAGGGCCGTGGCCACGGTATAGCTGTTGCCGGTGGTTACCGGGATGTTCAGATTCCGGGCCACGGTGATGCCGGCATCCCCCACCACCGAGGTCATGGCTCCCAACCCCAATACCTTAGCGCCCAGCCTCTCGGCCAGACGACCGGCCTGGATAATGCGGTTGAGCACGTAATCCGTTGGCAGGGAAAGCATCTGGCGAGAGGTAAGAGGGCAGGCCACGAACCAGCCTTCGATCTGGTTGTAAGGCGACCGCACCCCGGTTATGTGGGCGGTGTTGACCGGCGGCAGCCAGCAGAGGAATCTTTCTACCAGACGGGCCGGCAACCGGGCGGCGATGCGGTACTTGCGGGCCACGTCCCTAACGTCTAAGGGATGAATCATAAAGGCAAACGTATCCATTGCCCCACCCCCTGCTGGCAACGCCATTTTAGCAAAAGTCAATTCCACCCGCAAGCGCACCTGGTCAGAAGCTGCCGGACTTTATCCGCGCTTACACTCTCGACTGCCCGGCGAGGCCCGTTACTCTGACCAGCACTGTAGGTAATACGCCCAAATCTCGGGCCTGGCCAATAGCCGGCTAAGTTCCCGGACCAATGGATCTAGATAATCCCGGTCCAGGTTATCGCGTTGACGAACTATTATATGGCGCACGTCTTCCAAATCGCGAGGGCGCTCGGAGATTATCTTATGAACAACCAGGTCTTCGGCGGTGCATACCCTGAACTGCTGTTTTCCCAACTTTACGATCGTGGCCCTGGCGAGGGCATGTTCTTCATAGGGCAAGCGGGCAAAGACAACATCTACCCGCACTCCGTCTCTAGTAGTCAAAGGTAGGACGTTGGTTTGCTTTATGAACCCAAGGGGGTGTCTCACCAGGAGTTGAAAACTGCTCTTAAGCCTCTCAACTAATGCAGGAATCTCGGATTCTCTACAAAGAATTGTAACGTCGAGATCCCGAGTCAGTCTGGGCTGGCCCCAGATTAGGTTGGCAATGCCTCCGATGAACATGTAAGGAATGCGCTCCTGCTCGAAAAAGGCGGTCACTTGCTTGAGGCTACGCTCGAGAGCGGTCATGCAAGCCTCCTACCGTTAGGCGGGCCAGGTACTGCCTGGCACTTTGTAGGCGCCGGATTTTGTCCGCATCAACCTTGGCTTGTGCCCAATTGGGATTGGCTTCCCGCGCCAACTCCCAGGCCTCGGCAAACCAGCGCAGGGTACGGGAGAGTTCTTCGGAGGCCCTGGGTCCGGTTAACCTCCTTGAACCAGTAATCTCCCAAGCATTGAACCGTTCCCATTGCCGGCGTCTGTGAAGGAGCTGGTCGCGCTCCAAGCCCCTCGCCCCCCTGGTCGCAAGCGGTACCTCTCTGTGGCCCAGTATACCACTTCATCATCCAAGCGAAAGACCGGAACGCAGTCACCACTCAATTCGGGATTACCAGTTCATCCTCAGCGCGGTCCCCAGTCGACGGGAATAAGCTTTGTAGCGGCGAGCTCGCAAGGAGGCTCTGCTTCGGGCGCGGCGCGCTTTTCGATGCTTATTGTATACGGTCGGGTCTACTCCCCCCTGGGGCTATCGTCCTCTGGAAACGCCCGGACTCAATAAGGCGTAGCAGGCGCGCAAACGCTTCGTTCTCACCCGGGTGACGGTGAACCAAGAACCAGCAGGTACGGCGTCACCCCGGAAAGTCCGATAGCCGAGCTACAACTATCCTTTATTCTTTTTCTCTAGGTTCTCAATGCGATTCAGCAGTTGTTTCAGGAAGGACCAACTGAATGAGGACGGTTCGCTTCCAGAAGACATGTCGTCGTTGCCGCCGACGTAACCGCTCAGGAGTTGCCGCACGCCGGCGGCAGTCTCCAGGCGGCAGACTTCCCGGCGCAGGCGCGCCGCCCCGGGCAGGCCCTTCAGGTAATAGGCCAGGTGCTTGCGCATTTTCACCACCCCGCGCCGCTCGCCATAGTAGGCCACGGCCAGATCCAGGTGGCGAAGGGCCACCGCGAGACGCTCCCTCACTGAGGGCGGGGCCGGTTCAGGGTCTCCCGCCAGCACCGCCCGGCAGGCCGCAAAAAGCCAGGGGTTGCCGAGACTCCCCCGGGCAAGCATCACCGCGTCACAGCCGGTGAGGTCCACCATGCGACGGGCGTCCTCGGGCCGATAGACGTCGCCGTTGCCGATGACCGGAATACACAGCGCCTCTTTTACCCGGGCGATAACCCCCCAATCGGCCTCGCCCCCGTAGTACTCCTCGCGGAAGCGGCCGTGCACGGTGACCGCCGCCGCTCCGGCTTCGGCCACCGCCCGGGCCAGGTCAACGGCCAGCTCTTCCCCCACCCGCCACCCTCTCCGCATCTTGACCGTTACCGGTACCGGCACCGCCCGGACTACGGCCCGCACTATGGCCGCGGCGCGCGGGATATCAAGCAGCAGGGCCGCGCCCGCACCGTTTGCCACCACCTTGCGCATGGGGCAGCCCATGTTAATGTCAATAAGCGGCGCTCCCCTTTCCACCGCGATCATGGCTGCGCCGGCCATTTCGTCCGGTTCGGCTCCGAAAAGCTGTACTCCTGCCCGGGGTTCACCGGCCAGATCCAGCATCCGGAGGGTTCGGGTGCTGCCGGAAACCAGGCCCCGGGCGCTGATCATCTCCGTAAACACTAAAGCCGCCCCGAATTCCGCGGCCAGCAGACGATAGGGCTTATCGCTGAACCCGGCCATGGGCGCGGCCACCACCGGATGGGGTAAGAGCAAGCTTCCCAGCCGCACTCCTTTCCCTCCGGCTAGGACTGGGCAGTGTTTCGCTGATAGAGGATGCGCAAGCCTTCCAGGGTCAGGTGAGGGTTCACCTGATCTATACTTTTGGTTTCGCCGGCGATCATCTCCGCCAAGCCTCCCGTAGCCACCACTTTGGTGCGAGAACCCAGCTCCTGCCGCATGAGCTTGACAATGTGTTCTACCTGTCCTATGAAGCCGTAAATGATCCCCGCCTGCATGCTGGCCACGGTATTCCTGCCGATTACGCTCTTCGGCTTGACCAGCTCTACCCGGGGCAGCTTGGCCGCCCGCAAGAATAAAGCTTCGGTGGATATGCCTATGCCGGGGGCAATGGCGCCGCCCAGGTATTCGCCCTGAGCGGAAATGGCATCGAAGGTGGTGGCGGTGCCGAAGTCCACCACTATCACCGGACCCCCGTAAAGTTCGTAACCGGCTACGGCGTTTACTATCCGGTCCGCCCCCACCTCCCGGGGGTTCTCGAACCGTATGGGCATACCCATCTTGATGCCCGGGCCCACCACCAGGGGTTCCAACCGAAGGTATCGCCGTCCCACTTCGAGCACCACCGGCGTCAGCGGGGGTACCACCGAGGAGACGATTGCCCCGGTGACTTCCCGCATCTCCAACCCGTGGTGGCCGAACAACACGCAGAGGGACATGGCCAGTTCATCCGCGGTGATACTGGTGCGGGTCGAAAGCCGCCAGCAGGCCTCCAGTTTTTCCCGGCGGAAAACCCCCAGGGTAAGGTTGGTATTACCTACATCGAAGGCCAGGAGCACGCTCGGTCCCTCCCTGCCGCTCCCGAAAAGTTTATCCCCTCCACCCCACCTAAAGCAAGCTCACGTCACCGGCCCGAAACACCCGGCGCCGGCCGTCCTCGCCTTCCACTACCAGGCTGCCGTCGCCGTCCAGGGCCACGGCCCGCCCGAAGAAACTCTCCTCTAATTGGGTGATCTTTACGTTGCGGCCGAGGGTTATGTTGCGCCGCCTCCATTCCTCCAGCCAATCTTCCCGTCCCGCCTCCTGCCAGGGACGATAACGGGCTTCGAATTCCCGCAGGAACGAGGCCAACAGAGCGGTGCGCTCCACCCGCCCACCGCCGACCAGCAACAGGGAAGTGGCCTGCCGGCGCAGTTCGGGAGGAAAATCCTCTTCCCGCTGGTTGACGTTGACCCCCACCCCCAGGACAAGGTACTCCACCGCATCGGCCTGGCCCTTCAACTCGGTAAGAATGCCGCACACCTTCCGGCCGCCGAGGTAAAGGTCGTTGGGCCACTTTATTCCCGGACCCAGCCCGGTTACCTGCTGCACGGCCTCGGCCATTGCCACTGCCGCCAGCAAGGTGGTCTTGGCCACCTGGGCGGGCAGGAGCCTCGGCCGCAGTACCAGGGAAAACCACAGGCCCAAACCGTGGGCCGAAGCCCAGGCTCGGCCCAGGCGGCCGCGACCGGCCTCCTGGGTTTCGGCGATAACCAGGGTGCCCTCCTCGGCCCCGGTCTCGGCCAGTTTCCGGGCCACGTCCATGGTCGATCCCACCCGATCGAAGTGAAGCACCCGACCGGCCAGCCGCAATCCTTTCAGGTAGGGTTCCAGTTCCTCGGGGTAAAGGCGATCGGGAGCGTGAACCAGCCGGTACCCGGCCCGGGCCCGCGCCTCGATCCCGTAACCTTCCTGGCGCAGGCGCCTTATCTGCTTCCACACTGCCGTGCGGCTGAGGCCCAAACGGCCGGCCAGTTCCTCACCGGACACAAACCGGCCCGGCGTTTCCCGCAGGGCCGCCAGTACCATGGCCCGCATCTCCGAGCTTTTCCCTCTCAGGAAACCGGAGCCTGGGTCTCCAGGAACCACTGTTCCTCAATCCCGATGATTTGGTTTTGATCGTTCACAAAGACCACGCGCGGGCGATGGCCCGGCAATTCGTCCTGGTCCAGCCAGCAGTAGGAAATAACCAGGACCGTGTCTCCGGGCTGCACCAGGCGGGCAGCGGCACCGTTAAGGCAGACGGTACCGCTCCCCGGCTCACCGGGCAGGCAATAGGTTTCAAAACGGGCTCCGTTGTTGAGGTTGACCACTTGGACCTTTTCGTGGGGCAACAGGTCGGCCGCCTCCATGAGGGTGCGGTCGAGGGTAATACTCCCCATGTAGTTGAGATTCGCGTCGGTTACCGTGGCCCGATGAATTTTAGACTTCATCATTTCCCGCCACATGGCTCCCCACCTCCACCAAGGCGTTGTCGATGAGTCTGGTCCGTCCAATCCACACCGCCAGCGCCAGCACGACCGGCTCTTCCAGAACTTCTATCTCCGCCAAATCGCGGGCCCGCCGAACCTCGGCGTAGTCCACCCTGGCCAAAGGATACCGCCCGACGGTCTCCCGCATTAAACGCTCGATTTCCCCCGCCCGCCGCTCGCCCCCGGCGATGGCCTTCTGGGCCGCTTCCAGCGCCCGAATGAGGCAGTTCGCCTGCGCCCGCTCCTCGGGGTTCAAGTAGACGTTCCGGGAACTGGCAGCCAGGCCGTCCGGTTCCCGCACGGTGGGGCAGATCACTACTTTAAGCGGCCAAAAGAGGTCCGCCGCCATGCGCGAAATTACCAGCGCCTGTTGGTAGTCTTTCTGGCCGAAATAGGCCACATCCGGCTGTACTATGTTGAACAGTTTGGCCACCACCGTGGTAACCCCCCGGAAGTGGCCGGGACGGGACCGGCCGCAAAGGGGCTCGGTCAGCCCCACTACCTCCACATGGGTAGCATATCCCGACGGATACATGGCCTCGGTGGTGGGTATGAAGAGCACGTCTACTCCCACCTGTTCGGCCAGGGCGGCATCGCGCTCCAGGTCCCGGGGATAGCGGGCAAAATCCTCCTGAGGACCGAACTGCAGGGGATTGACAAAAAGGCTGACCACCACCCGGTCGCACTCTTGCCGCGCCCGGCGCATCAGGCTCAGGTGCCCTTCGTGGAAGTAGCCCATGGTGGGCACAAGCCCCACCCTAAGCCCCTTCTGCTTCTCTCCCAGGCTGTAGCCTTGCATCTCCCCGAGATCAACGATCCTTCGCACCGGCCATCCCCCCGAGTACCCTCACCATTTTTGCCGCCTCACCCGTGCTAATGCTGCCCTTGCGCATTGCCAGCATCAGCGTATACACGCCCAACAGGCTGTAGAGCGGCTCGAGATCCGGCAACTTCTCCTTCATGGACCGGATATGCTCCTCCACCGTCCCCACGTCTCCCCGACTTATCGGGCCGGTGAGAGCCTCCGGTATGCCCAGCTTGGCAATATTCTCCAGGGTTCCCCGGATCAAAGGATACAGCGCCTGGGGAAACATCTCGGGAGGCAGGCCGGCTGCGGTCATCAAGGCTTGGGCCAGGTGCATCAGAGCGACCAGGTAATTAGAGGCTACGCAGGCCGCAGCGTGGTAGAGGGGCTTGGCCGCGGCATCGATGTAGAATAGCCGGGCCCCGATATCGCGCACGATTTCCTCCCCTACCGGGTACGCCTCCTTATCCCCTTCCAGGCTGAATACCGCCTGGGGAAGGTTTACCCGACCCTGTTCGGGAGTGGGACAAGACTGAAGGGGGTGCAGGCTGAGGGTGTGGGCTCCGAATTTCTTGGCCGGAGCCAGAACGCCTGCCGGTTGCGAGCCGCTGGTGTGAATGACCACCTGGCCGGCATGAAAACCCTTTGCATCGGCAATCTCCTCGGCCACCCGGCCGATCAGTTCATCCTTGACGGTGACGAAAAGCACCTCGGCCTCACGGGCCAACTCCTCCGCCCGCGCGAACCCGACCGTGCCGAGCAAGTCTGCCGCCCGGGCGGTAGAGGCAGGAGTGCTGTTCTTCACTCCGCACAGGGGATATCCCCTATCCCGAAGGAGTAGACCGATGGCCCCGCCTACTCTGCCGGCACCGACAATGCCCACCCTGGGCTTGGTCATGGCGTGGGCCTCCTTTCGCATAAAAAACCCCCGGGACAAAGCCGGGGGCTTTTTCCTATCCTCCGTCTCGGTCCCTTACGGATCCAAGCGGTACTCTTTCGGGGCCCGTTCATGGGGTCCGTAGTAAATTGTAGCACTACTCGGCTGCCACGGCAAGACGGCCTCGGAGAATTTTTGCCGGCTCAGCTCTGCCACCGTCTTTCCGTTGGGCAAGCGCAGATCCGAGGCGATTTCCGCCAATGGTATAAGCACAAAGGCCCTGCCGTACAGACCGGCGTGGGGAACCTCGAGGTCCGCCTCCTTGATGACCTGGCTGCCGTAAAGCAGCACATCCACGTCGATTATCCGCGGCCCCCACCGCTCGGCGGCAACCCGCCCCATAATACTCTCCACGCGCTTGGCTGCATGGAGCAGACCGCGGGCGCTGAGCAGGGTGTCCACCGCCAGTACCTGGTTCAGGAACCAGGGCTGGTCCTTCCTTCCCACCGGCTCGGTGAGGTAAAGGCCGGAGGCCCGGCGCAGCACCACTCCGGGGGTCAGGCCCAGCATTTGCCTGGCACGGGCCAGGTTCTTTTCCCGATCACCCTGGTTGGACCCCAGTCCCAGGTAGGCGGTAACCATTCGGATGCTCTCCCCCTAGCCCCGCCGGCGTCGGATCTCCACTCCGAACTGGGCGTAGTCCCCCTTTACGGGCGGCTGCGGCTTTCTTACCCGTACCAGCACTTCTTCTACCGGATAGGCAGCCAGAATGCGCGAGGCCACCGCCTGGGCCAGGCTTTCCAGGAGGGCATACTTGTCCTCCTCCACCGTCTTTCTCACCAATTCGTATACCCGGGCGTAGTCTACGGTCAGGCCCAAATCGTCTTCCCGGCCCGCAGCGGCCAGGTCAAGATACAGTTCTACATCCACCAGGAAAACCTGGCCCCGCCGCTTCTCCTGGGGCAACAGTCCGTGGAAGGCATAAAAACGCAGACCTTCCAGGAGAATCTTGTCCATCGGCATCACCGCCGTACCACGGCATCGGTCATACGCGCCACCCTCACCATGGCCTTCACGTCGTGCACCCGGATGATGTCCGCGCCGAAGGCAATGCCCAGGGCCACGGTGGCCGCCGTGCCCTCCAACCGCTCTTCCACGGGCAGCCCCAGGGTGTTGCCGATTACCGATTTTCGCGAGGTGCCGATAAGTATGGGTAAACCCAGGCTGCGCAGCTCCGGCAGGCGGTGCAAAACCTCCAGGTTCTGCTCCGTATCCTTTCCGAAACCGATGCCCGGGTCGGCGATTAGCCGGTCCCGGGTCAGGCCGCTGCGTTCCGCAATTTCGATGCCCCGGCGCAGGAACCGGAGTATATCCCCCATCAGGTCACGATATTCGCGGTGTTCCTGATTATGCATCAGGATGACCGGGGCACCGTAGCGGGCCGCCACCCGGGCCAAGTCGGGATCGGCCTGCAGACCCCACTGGTCGTTGATCAGGTGGGCGCCCGTTTCCAGGGCGCGCCGGGCAACCTCTGCCCGCCAGGTGTCCACGGAGATGGGTGCCTCCACCGTCTCCGCCAAACGGCCGAGCACCGGCGCGAGGCGCCTCCATTCCTCTTCTGCCGGCACCGGCGTGTGACCAGGACGGGTAGACACCCCCCCCACGT
This Clostridia bacterium DNA region includes the following protein-coding sequences:
- the greA gene encoding transcription elongation factor GreA encodes the protein MWRRAEANQLADQEVILTKQGLKRLEEELEYLRTVRRQQVAERIKQAIEFGDISENSEYEEAKNEQAFIEGRIITLEKTLRRAKLIDQQDISTEAVTLGSRVRVRHLETGEESEYEIVGSVEADPSQNRISNLSPVGRALLGQKVGTIVEVKAPGGVQYYEILGISG
- a CDS encoding shikimate dehydrogenase, which codes for MDTFAFMIHPLDVRDVARKYRIAARLPARLVERFLCWLPPVNTAHITGVRSPYNQIEGWFVACPLTSRQMLSLPTDYVLNRIIQAGRLAERLGAKVLGLGAMTSVVGDAGITVARNLNIPVTTGNSYTVATALEGTREAARLMGLEVSRSHVVVVGATGSIGAVCARVMAREAARLTLVARQVDKLERLAHTILRESGVAAELSNDPHRVLPTADIVISVTSAVDTVIQPADLKPGAVVCDVARPRDVSRKVAELRDDVLVIEGGVVRVPGEVNFHFDFGYPPGVALACMAETMILALERRWESFTLGREITLEQVEEISRLARRHGFELAGFRSFERPLTAEDIAAVRERARQRRRVAGGLG
- a CDS encoding nucleotidyltransferase family protein, which encodes MTALERSLKQVTAFFEQERIPYMFIGGIANLIWGQPRLTRDLDVTILCRESEIPALVERLKSSFQLLVRHPLGFIKQTNVLPLTTRDGVRVDVVFARLPYEEHALARATIVKLGKQQFRVCTAEDLVVHKIISERPRDLEDVRHIIVRQRDNLDRDYLDPLVRELSRLLARPEIWAYYLQCWSE
- the dusB gene encoding tRNA dihydrouridine synthase DusB, giving the protein MRLGSLLLPHPVVAAPMAGFSDKPYRLLAAEFGAALVFTEMISARGLVSGSTRTLRMLDLAGEPRAGVQLFGAEPDEMAGAAMIAVERGAPLIDINMGCPMRKVVANGAGAALLLDIPRAAAIVRAVVRAVPVPVTVKMRRGWRVGEELAVDLARAVAEAGAAAVTVHGRFREEYYGGEADWGVIARVKEALCIPVIGNGDVYRPEDARRMVDLTGCDAVMLARGSLGNPWLFAACRAVLAGDPEPAPPSVRERLAVALRHLDLAVAYYGERRGVVKMRKHLAYYLKGLPGAARLRREVCRLETAAGVRQLLSGYVGGNDDMSSGSEPSSFSWSFLKQLLNRIENLEKKNKG
- a CDS encoding type III pantothenate kinase, which translates into the protein MLLAFDVGNTNLTLGVFRREKLEACWRLSTRTSITADELAMSLCVLFGHHGLEMREVTGAIVSSVVPPLTPVVLEVGRRYLRLEPLVVGPGIKMGMPIRFENPREVGADRIVNAVAGYELYGGPVIVVDFGTATTFDAISAQGEYLGGAIAPGIGISTEALFLRAAKLPRVELVKPKSVIGRNTVASMQAGIIYGFIGQVEHIVKLMRQELGSRTKVVATGGLAEMIAGETKSIDQVNPHLTLEGLRILYQRNTAQS
- a CDS encoding biotin--[acetyl-CoA-carboxylase] ligase, translating into MRAMVLAALRETPGRFVSGEELAGRLGLSRTAVWKQIRRLRQEGYGIEARARAGYRLVHAPDRLYPEELEPYLKGLRLAGRVLHFDRVGSTMDVARKLAETGAEEGTLVIAETQEAGRGRLGRAWASAHGLGLWFSLVLRPRLLPAQVAKTTLLAAVAMAEAVQQVTGLGPGIKWPNDLYLGGRKVCGILTELKGQADAVEYLVLGVGVNVNQREEDFPPELRRQATSLLLVGGGRVERTALLASFLREFEARYRPWQEAGREDWLEEWRRRNITLGRNVKITQLEESFFGRAVALDGDGSLVVEGEDGRRRVFRAGDVSLL
- a CDS encoding aspartate 1-decarboxylase codes for the protein MWREMMKSKIHRATVTDANLNYMGSITLDRTLMEAADLLPHEKVQVVNLNNGARFETYCLPGEPGSGTVCLNGAAARLVQPGDTVLVISYCWLDQDELPGHRPRVVFVNDQNQIIGIEEQWFLETQAPVS
- the panC gene encoding pantoate--beta-alanine ligase, which codes for MQGYSLGEKQKGLRVGLVPTMGYFHEGHLSLMRRARQECDRVVVSLFVNPLQFGPQEDFARYPRDLERDAALAEQVGVDVLFIPTTEAMYPSGYATHVEVVGLTEPLCGRSRPGHFRGVTTVVAKLFNIVQPDVAYFGQKDYQQALVISRMAADLFWPLKVVICPTVREPDGLAASSRNVYLNPEERAQANCLIRALEAAQKAIAGGERRAGEIERLMRETVGRYPLARVDYAEVRRARDLAEIEVLEEPVVLALAVWIGRTRLIDNALVEVGSHVAGNDEV
- a CDS encoding DUF2520 domain-containing protein; the protein is MTKPRVGIVGAGRVGGAIGLLLRDRGYPLCGVKNSTPASTARAADLLGTVGFARAEELAREAEVLFVTVKDELIGRVAEEIADAKGFHAGQVVIHTSGSQPAGVLAPAKKFGAHTLSLHPLQSCPTPEQGRVNLPQAVFSLEGDKEAYPVGEEIVRDIGARLFYIDAAAKPLYHAAACVASNYLVALMHLAQALMTAAGLPPEMFPQALYPLIRGTLENIAKLGIPEALTGPISRGDVGTVEEHIRSMKEKLPDLEPLYSLLGVYTLMLAMRKGSISTGEAAKMVRVLGGMAGAKDR
- the folK gene encoding 2-amino-4-hydroxy-6-hydroxymethyldihydropteridine diphosphokinase, translated to MVTAYLGLGSNQGDREKNLARARQMLGLTPGVVLRRASGLYLTEPVGRKDQPWFLNQVLAVDTLLSARGLLHAAKRVESIMGRVAAERWGPRIIDVDVLLYGSQVIKEADLEVPHAGLYGRAFVLIPLAEIASDLRLPNGKTVAELSRQKFSEAVLPWQPSSATIYYGPHERAPKEYRLDP
- the folB gene encoding dihydroneopterin aldolase, with product MDKILLEGLRFYAFHGLLPQEKRRGQVFLVDVELYLDLAAAGREDDLGLTVDYARVYELVRKTVEEDKYALLESLAQAVASRILAAYPVEEVLVRVRKPQPPVKGDYAQFGVEIRRRRG
- the folP gene encoding dihydropteroate synthase, with translation MELANRTEAETALRSIGVEEAGVAIMAPKAVHRVIKVENIPLRAAHILKQEMLSLGGEAAVSREVMALTADKSEVILMGTLRQFERLTEKLRHQYFGLPSLAEQLSALLRHAEGRPVRLLDCRGRRLVVGERTLVMGILNVTPDSFSDGGLYLDPGKALARAQEMVAEGADLIDVGGVSTRPGHTPVPAEEEWRRLAPVLGRLAETVEAPISVDTWRAEVARRALETGAHLINDQWGLQADPDLARVAARYGAPVILMHNQEHREYRDLMGDILRFLRRGIEIAERSGLTRDRLIADPGIGFGKDTEQNLEVLHRLPELRSLGLPILIGTSRKSVIGNTLGLPVEERLEGTAATVALGIAFGADIIRVHDVKAMVRVARMTDAVVRR